The nucleotide sequence GCCAGTAACCAAACCCAAAAAGTACATCGCAGATATCTTAGAAATACTACCTCACTCGGAACGGATACGAAAGGTTTGTTTGATGGACTACTAAGGTTGGAGACTCGAGCTTTCACATCTTTTACGAACGACGACTTATTCGATCCTAAATCCGAATTTTCCAAAGGAACCCCTAACTCCACAGCCAATATGGGACAGTACGGGGCGCAAATCACTCCGACTCTCTATCTATTAGAATATTATCAAATATTGAAATTTCATGCAGGGATAGAAAAGGAAACATTCGAAAGATCCAGAAGTACACCTCAAAATATCGATCTTAAATACGAACCGGGAAAAACAAGAACCTACACGACGTTTCAGGTGGAGGATGAGTTCCGGTTTTTGGACGGAAAACTAGTTTTAACCCCGGGAGTTTCTTGGGATTCTTACCGGGATAAATTCCAGTCCGATGAACCTTGGTATAGAAAGCAGGATCCGTTCGCTTCTGCCATAAAAACCTCCGAATTTTCGAATCCTAAAGCGGGACTTCTCTGGAGGTTTTGGGAAAAAGAAAATTATTCTTTGGAATTCAAATCCAATATCGCAAAACAATATAGGATCCCGAGTTTTTTGGAACTATTTGGAGAGGTCGGGACGATCATAGCAAACGATTCTTTAAAACCTGAAAGAAGTGAGAATGCGGACGCGGGTATCACAGGCAAATACAAAAACGGGGAGCTTAAATCCAATATTACGATTTCCTACTTTAGAAAGAGGATCAAGGATATGATCCTTTTTATTCCGAATTCTCAGTTTACTCTCCGGCCTGAAAACATCGACTCTGCCAGGATTGATGGTGCCGAGGTTTCTCATAAGACGGAATACAAGGGCTGGAAATTTCTATTAGAATATACCTACCAAGAAGCGATCAATACTTCTCCTGCGCCTTATCTGAACGGTAAATATCTCCCTCTTAGACCGAAACATGAAATCTCCGGAACGATCGCATATAGAGGAAAAACCTGGGAGCTCGGTTTTGAAGGAGTGTATGTGGGAGCCGTCTTCAAAGACAGGACAAACGAATATGTGAATTACCAACCTGCTCGGCAGATTTGGAACGCGTATCTCACACTGGTATTATACTCTTCCACGGAAGAGGAAGATCCTAACAAAAAAGGAGAAAAGGCTCCGAAAGAACTGCTCTTAAGTATA is from Leptospira sp. WS58.C1 and encodes:
- a CDS encoding TonB-dependent receptor; protein product: MNKRPKQIGKILHLGLFLFSVQIFSQENQKTESSPVKVVGKTSSNSQPENFRKNPTGFQTSIDLDQYNARYTNLPDVLEREAGVRIRRYGGLGSYSTLSLRGTNPNQSRIFIDGVPFNNAQGGEVNLADLPFDNLQSIEVYRSGAPVGFSGSTIGGSVNLVTRVGSGPPKTRVNIGAGSFNTGKGSITHTGTYGGIGASVFLLGEKSDQNFSYLNNHGTLLVNPLDDTIDRRRNAQYERTSGMLGLSGDIGATKIKFWNDLNYRFHGIPGPASNQTQKVHRRYLRNTTSLGTDTKGLFDGLLRLETRAFTSFTNDDLFDPKSEFSKGTPNSTANMGQYGAQITPTLYLLEYYQILKFHAGIEKETFERSRSTPQNIDLKYEPGKTRTYTTFQVEDEFRFLDGKLVLTPGVSWDSYRDKFQSDEPWYRKQDPFASAIKTSEFSNPKAGLLWRFWEKENYSLEFKSNIAKQYRIPSFLELFGEVGTIIANDSLKPERSENADAGITGKYKNGELKSNITISYFRKRIKDMILFIPNSQFTLRPENIDSARIDGAEVSHKTEYKGWKFLLEYTYQEAINTSPAPYLNGKYLPLRPKHEISGTIAYRGKTWELGFEGVYVGAVFKDRTNEYVNYQPARQIWNAYLTLVLYSSTEEEDPNKKGEKAPKELLLSIDLRNMGDKRVEDIVGYPLPGRNWFITLSGRF